One window of Alkaliphilus metalliredigens QYMF genomic DNA carries:
- a CDS encoding P-II family nitrogen regulator — protein sequence MADKITKVEIITRPSKFDELKEALNDIGVTGMTLTRVQGCGVQKGRKENYRGITYIPELIEKIKIETVICEVPVDLVVETAKKVLYTGEVGDGKIFITEISNVIRIRNGDEGKVALDNEK from the coding sequence ATGGCAGATAAGATCACTAAAGTAGAGATTATCACTAGACCCAGTAAGTTTGATGAATTAAAAGAAGCGTTAAATGACATTGGGGTAACGGGCATGACATTAACAAGAGTCCAAGGATGTGGGGTTCAAAAAGGTAGAAAGGAAAACTATAGAGGCATTACCTATATACCTGAATTAATAGAAAAGATAAAAATAGAAACCGTCATTTGTGAGGTTCCTGTAGATTTAGTTGTAGAAACAGCTAAAAAAGTTCTTTATACAGGTGAAGTTGGAGATGGGAAGATATTTATTACTGAAATCTCTAATGTTATACGAATCCGAAATGGGGATGAGGGAAAAGTTGCCCTTGATAATGAAAAGTAA
- the aspS gene encoding aspartate--tRNA(Asn) ligase: MKRIRIQELGEQIQSEVLLKGWVHKIKNFSQFAFVLLRDKTGIVQLVLDDEEMIKGLKLEMAVEVEGKVVVNKTTPEGVEIQVKNMRTVGKTYYDLLPFSINQRQMNAALETQLDHRSISLRRPNKRAVFKVQEEIVESFRNYLRGLGFSEIHTPKIVASGTEGGSEVFTVNYFDRRAFLAQSPQFYKQMMVGAGFEAVFEIGHAYRAELHNTWRHLNEYVSLDIEIGFIENEEELMDLEEGFIKYLFKHLQETCSRELKMLGKDLADINEIPRIPLSEVQQILLDGYDKKSPVGNIDAEGEILLSQYIKEKYKSDFVFITKYPAAKRPMYTMPDDKGEGMTKSFDLIYKGLEITTGGQRIHDYQMLKENIIKFGSNPEDFDFYLETFKYGMPPHGGFAIGLERLTMKILDLENIREATLFPRDLNRITP, encoded by the coding sequence ATGAAAAGAATACGAATACAAGAACTTGGAGAACAAATTCAATCGGAGGTTTTATTAAAGGGATGGGTTCATAAAATCAAAAACTTTAGTCAATTTGCTTTTGTTTTATTAAGAGATAAAACAGGGATCGTACAGTTAGTTTTAGATGATGAAGAAATGATTAAGGGATTAAAGCTGGAAATGGCTGTGGAGGTAGAGGGGAAGGTTGTTGTCAATAAAACAACACCTGAAGGTGTTGAAATACAGGTGAAAAACATGAGAACTGTGGGAAAAACCTATTATGATCTGTTGCCATTTAGCATCAACCAACGACAAATGAATGCAGCCTTAGAGACCCAGCTTGATCATCGAAGCATTAGCCTTAGAAGACCCAATAAAAGAGCCGTATTTAAAGTTCAAGAAGAAATTGTGGAGAGTTTTAGAAATTATTTGCGAGGACTAGGTTTTTCGGAGATCCATACACCTAAGATTGTTGCTTCCGGTACTGAGGGTGGATCAGAAGTATTCACAGTAAACTATTTTGATAGAAGGGCTTTTTTAGCCCAAAGTCCTCAATTTTATAAGCAAATGATGGTGGGTGCTGGATTTGAAGCTGTATTTGAAATTGGTCATGCCTATCGGGCAGAGCTCCATAACACCTGGAGACATTTAAATGAGTATGTCAGTCTAGATATAGAAATTGGCTTTATAGAGAATGAAGAGGAATTGATGGATTTAGAAGAGGGATTTATTAAATACTTATTTAAGCATTTACAAGAAACTTGTTCAAGAGAACTAAAAATGCTTGGAAAAGATTTAGCAGATATTAATGAAATTCCTAGAATTCCTTTATCTGAAGTGCAACAAATATTACTTGATGGATATGATAAAAAGTCACCGGTTGGGAACATAGACGCTGAAGGTGAGATTTTACTCTCACAATACATTAAAGAAAAATACAAGAGTGATTTTGTATTTATCACAAAATATCCCGCAGCTAAGAGACCAATGTACACCATGCCCGATGACAAAGGAGAGGGCATGACAAAAAGCTTTGATTTAATTTATAAAGGACTAGAGATCACCACAGGAGGACAAAGAATTCATGACTATCAAATGTTAAAGGAAAACATCATTAAGTTTGGGTCCAATCCTGAAGACTTCGATTTTTACTTAGAAACCTTTAAATATGGGATGCCTCCCCATGGTGGATTTGCCATTGGACTTGAGAGGTTGACGATGAAAATTCTGGACTTAGAAAACATTAGGGAAGCCACATTGTTTCCCAGAGATTTAAATAGAATTACACCTTAG
- the gatC gene encoding Asp-tRNA(Asn)/Glu-tRNA(Gln) amidotransferase subunit GatC, with protein sequence MKVNIETINYIAKLAKLKFTEEEAIDFANEFEGILSHFESIDNEDLTEIDFSSQAYTQSVLREDISKNFENKKALLKNAKGMKDNYIVIPKVIE encoded by the coding sequence ATGAAGGTAAATATTGAAACAATTAATTATATTGCAAAGCTAGCAAAACTAAAATTTACAGAAGAAGAGGCCATAGACTTTGCCAATGAGTTTGAAGGGATACTAAGTCATTTTGAGAGCATTGATAATGAAGACTTAACTGAGATAGATTTCAGTTCCCAAGCCTATACACAATCTGTTCTTAGGGAAGATATCTCAAAGAATTTTGAAAATAAAAAAGCATTATTAAAAAATGCCAAAGGAATGAAAGATAATTATATTGTCATTCCAAAGGTAATCGAATAG